Below is a window of Nicotiana tabacum cultivar K326 chromosome 19, ASM71507v2, whole genome shotgun sequence DNA.
TTCAATTtaggtttttctttttttctatatAAAAACTCCCCAACGAACGAGTAAAACCCAACTTTGTGTACATGTATAATGTAAACTTATAAGTTGGTAACTCTATCCGGCATCAGCAATATTACTCGATTTCATTGGGAAATTTTacactttggaagaaatgaatACAAATTCGGGACAAAGTCATGATTCAAGTTCTTTTATTCCAACAACTCGTCATTCCATCTTTATAGCTTTGCTACTAGGTGtaggatttttaaaattttaatttataaattaataatataacataattagccaaaaaaaatattaaaagttcACGCTTTATGGGATTACTGGAGCAGTTGGACCAAACTTTTGTTATTTGCCCTCTTTCGTGTTAAAGTTTACAGGTTAGCACTTTCCGAGCCGATTTTGAAATATAGCCagaatttaaaatattattgaaaaGTAACCACTTTTAATGTTGAAATACCTATCATGGATTTCGAACTTAAACAAGTGATACTTTCCTAATTTTTGCAAAATCATGATAAGGATTTCGAAGTTAACAAAAAATGAAACTCCAATGATAGTTTCTTGTATTTCGTTCATGGTACTGTCATGGAATTTcactttttaaaatttgaaatccATAAAATCGTCATGGATTCCAAAAattggctattttttatttttttttcaattacaagtctggaaaatggctattttttaaactcaccggttttcttcttttttccttttttcctttttcggaaagaagaaaaaaagaagggataTCTATGCGCCAGTAAGAAAATGGATTACTAGCAAAGTCATCAATGTAGGCAGTAGCATTTTAAATCTCCCATGTTCCAGTTTTTTCTATTAAAATGCAGTGATGATTCATCACAGATATTTTTTCTACTTAATATCTATCTTCTAACATGAATTAGTTAAGTAGTTTAccaatatttatatgcatcaaatgccccctcccattttatatatagacgaaattaaacaaataaggcaaGGGTGTAACAAGGCTGGTGAATTGGGCCCAGCCAATTCAATGAGATAGATACATTAAGAAACTGATCTTTAAACAAAAAGATATTCCATTTGTttttagaataaaagaaaagataatGAGTCATCATTTTACATATAGATAAGActcttattaaataaaaaaagagaggtGAAGTTTAATCCAGCACAACTGGCCAAAAATGATGTTTCAATGGATCCGTacttacaataatttatttaattggtCTCCACGTGGCACCCAATTTCCATTAACTAACAAAACTGTCACACTCATTCGAGTTTGACTAGGCTCCCTCGAATGTCCGATATTTTCATTGTCATGACTGCTTTAAATACATAAATTTATACAAATATCTCATTgtgcaaaaaaaaagaagaagaagtgaatCTGCTTACTTTTATTCTCTTTCTTTACATCAAAATTTTTCAGAAGAATTGTTGAATAGTGTTTGGTTAGGGGAAGATGGGGATAAAGAAAAGTTATTTGGCAATGAAGACAGATGCAGCAGTAGCAAGTGATCTTATTGATTCAGATTTGAAGGAAATTGGTTTTGCTGCTAAGAAATTAGCTAAGCATGCCATTATGCTTGGTGGCATTGGTTTTGGCACTACTTTTCTCATGTGGCTTGCTTCTTTTGCTGCAATGTAATCTCTTTTCCCCCTTGTAAATTTGATAATTGCGCTAGatagattcagaatttaaacttcACAAATATCATAACTTTATATGATCGTTGAAATTTTAGTAATATTTTCACATGTACATAATTACAGTTACTTGTTGATCTTGGATCGAACAAACTGGAGGAGCAACATGCTCACAACTCTCCTAATTCCTTACATTTTCTTGAGTCTCCCTTCTTTGTTGTTTGGTTTGTTCAGGTAATTCTTCATTTCCCTCCGAAACTTTCTTTAGCTATTTTTTAAAGCATGTTTTCCATACATAAGTTTAACTCTTTGCATTTTGTAATTAAAATGTAATACTTGGTATGTATGTATGTTGATAAATACAGGGGAGATTTTGGAAAATGGCTATCTTTGATCGCTGTTGTAACACGCCTTTTCTTCCCTCGACACTTTCCAggttcaatatatatatacacaccttCTTCGCTATTGCATATTGTAGCTTAACTTTTCTTATAGTCGATTTGATATGTAATTAGGGGATAATACATACAAAATGTTTCAATAATCATAAttaaaatgaattttggattttgttttttaGCTGTAGAAAGGTTTAGGCACCAGTTCGTTTGGTCAATGAAATCGCAGTCGTTTTGTATGATTATGCAATTTCAATTGGATTAATGCAATCAATACAGAcatgtttattcttatttttgacAATTTTGAGTGCAGATTGGCTAGAAGCACCAGCAGCACTGGTCCTTCTAATGGTAGTGGCTCCCAGTTTGTTGGCTGACACTTTCAGGAATAGTTGGATTGGTACGTTGGTTTGCCTTGTTATTGGGTGTTATCTTTTGCAAGAACACATTAGAGCAAGTGGAGGATTCAGGAATTCTTTCACTAAAGCCAATGGCATTTCAAACACTGTTGGGATCGTCCTCCTTTTGGTATATCCGGTCTGGGCGTTGATTCTACACTTCATATAAACAAAGTCGACAATATTGGCTCTTCTTTCACGACGACTTGTCATGATTGCAATTTGCTTGGAAGATTTGAGTGTGATTGTTTTTTCTTCTGTTGAATTTTTAGTACACGTTGAGTTATTCGCTTCCATTATCCTATTACCTTATTGTTGCAATTGTTTGTTGATTTAGTTTCAttgttccttgagccgagggttctttctattttcacaaggtaggggtaaggtctacgtacacattaccctcaccagaccccacttgtgggattatactggttttggtgttgttgttaTAAAGTCCATATGAGTAATACTGTAATAGATTGCTTGCTTCTTGTCTGAATAATGTGTTTTTGTGCCCAAAATTCGTTTACTTTATGTACCATGAATTCGTTAACCCATAGTCAAGTGATGAAGTGAATAATTCATTAGAGTTGAGCATAATTCAGTTCAAaccaaaaatatgttttttcttgtccaaaaaataaataaaccaaaCCTGGCCTAAGTAGCCATTGATGCCCAACCCCACAGGTAGTATTCGTCAAAAGTTATACTCCAGCATTCTAAGCTTGCTAGATGTAAATCTGGATCATGTCAGGAATTTCTATTTGTATGTTAGAAGGCGCAAAAGACTCACTAAACTAGAAGCTTAGAATGAAATACTctattctttttatttctttggcAAATGACATGGTAGCAAATATAGTTCCTCAAATTTGCAGACTCTGAACCTCGAGATACTAATATGTTGGTAATTTCAAAGGAGTGCATCTATACATAAGATAAGGGCGATGATCGGGAAAGTACATATGTATGCTACTTCCTAATGTATCAAGTTCTAAACATATATTATCAGCAATGTGCACTTTGATACGAGCGTTGAACTTCCAAAAGAATCAGCTGAAGCTTGTCAATTCATCAGCAAGTCCAAGTTCTATGGCTTCGATCTATGCAGTTTTTGCATTACCTTCTTTGTACAGCTGATCGATAATGTCCTACATACACAACATATAACACTATTAAGTGAGCTGATACAAATCTTAACAGGTGAATCTAGACATACAGAGTGCGAGAGGTGGGATGATTAACAGGACTAGACTAATGAAGATCTCTCTAAATACTGAAAGTTAGCTTTTCCAAGGTTCCTTCTGTTCTGCTCCACACCTCTTTGACTTCAAAACAGTAACATCTTTTATTAAGTAACAAGCGATACAAAAAGGTGAACGCGTTGAGacataatataattaagtaattaaaagTGTCTTTTTCTCTAACATTAGATGAGACTCGTGTGACCATCAAATCTTTTAGGTTAGAGATTGTGCCACACTTCAACATAAGGGATATACTTTTG
It encodes the following:
- the LOC107819619 gene encoding cold-regulated 413 plasma membrane protein 1, giving the protein MGIKKSYLAMKTDAAVASDLIDSDLKEIGFAAKKLAKHAIMLGGIGFGTTFLMWLASFAAIYLLILDRTNWRSNMLTTLLIPYIFLSLPSLLFGLFRGDFGKWLSLIAVVTRLFFPRHFPDWLEAPAALVLLMVVAPSLLADTFRNSWIGTLVCLVIGCYLLQEHIRASGGFRNSFTKANGISNTVGIVLLLVYPVWALILHFI